A window of the Camelus dromedarius isolate mCamDro1 chromosome 5, mCamDro1.pat, whole genome shotgun sequence genome harbors these coding sequences:
- the RNF31 gene encoding E3 ubiquitin-protein ligase RNF31, translated as MPGEEEERAFLAAREELASALRRDSGQTFSLEQLRPLLVTSLPPAARYMQLDAARLVRCNAHREPQNYLNILSTALNILEKYGRNLLSPQRPRYWRGVKFNNPVFRSTVDSVQGGRDVLRLYGYTEEQPDGLSFPEGQEEPDEHQVAAVTLEVLLLRTELSLLLQNIHPKPQALEQLLKDKVEDDTLQLSEFAPLLREIAPGHLTIPSVQGPTPGPCFLCGSAPGTLHCSACKQALCPTCDRLFHGHPDRAHHLRQTLPGVPQVTHLTPSLPASAPPRPQSASLLALGDSSLSSPDPASAHLPWHCSSCAMLNEPGAVLCVACDRPRGCKGLGLGIEGPRGAGGLEPELARGHWACQSCTFENEAAAVLCAICERPRLAQPPSLVVDSQDAGICLQPLQQGDTLLSSAQTPVWYCIHCTFCNSGPGWVCAMCNRTSSPIPAQHTPRPHASSLEERLPEPGPPRRFSGPLPSSCGDPEKQRQDKMREEGLQLVIKIREGEAGGASPEEVFSALQYSGTEVPLQWLRSELPYVLEMVADLAGQQDPELGAFSCQEARKAWLDRHGNLDEAVEECVRARRRKVQELQSLGFGPEEGSLQALFQHGGDVARALTELQRQRLEPFHQRLWDSGPEPAPSWDGPDKQSLIRRLLAVHALPSWGRAELALSLLQETPRNYELGDVVEAVRQSQDRAFLRRLLAQECAVCSWALPRNRMQALTSCECTICPDCFRQHFTIALKEKHITDMVCPACGRPDLTDDTQLLSYFSTLDIQLRESLEPDAYALFHKKLTEGVLMRDPKFLWCARCSFGFIYEREQLEATCPQCHQTFCVRCKRQWEEQHRGRSCEDFQNWKRTNDPEYQAQGLAMYLQENGIDCPKCKFSYALARGGCMHFHCTQCRHQFCSGCYNAFYAKNKCPDPNCRVKKSLHGHHPRDCLFYLRDWSALRLQKLLQDNNVMFNTEPPAGARAVPGGGCRVMEQKEVPNGFRDEACGKETPAGYAGLCQAHYKEYLVSLINAHSLDPATLYEVEELETAAERYLHVRPQPLAGEDAPTYHARLLQKLKEEVPLGQSIPRRRK; from the exons ATgccgggggaggaggaggagcgggcCTTCCTGGCAGCCCGCGAGGAGTTGGCGAGCGCCTTGAGAAGGGATTCCGGGCAGACGTTTTCGCTAGAGCAGCTCCGGCCTCTACTGGTCACCTCTCTGCCGCCAGCAGCCCGCTACATGCAGCTGGACGCTGCACGCCTGGTCCGCTGCAACGCTCATAGGGAG CCCCAAAACTACCTCAACATCCTCTCCACGGCCCTGAACATCCTGGAGAAATACGGCCGCAACCTCCTCAGCCCTCAGCGGCCCCGGTACTGGCGCGGGGTTAAGTTTAATAACCCTGTTTTTCGCAGTACAGTGGATTCTGTGCAG GGGGGCCGGGATGTTCTGCGATTATATGGCTACACAGAGGAGCAGCCAGATGGGTTGAGCTTCcctgaggggcaggaggagccagATGAGCACCAGGTCGCTGCAGTCACACTGGAAGTACTGCTGCTTCGGACAGAGCTCAGCCTGCTCTTACAG AATATTCATCCAAAACCACAAGCACTGGAGCAGCTGCTGAAAGACAAGGTTGAAGATGAT ACACTGCAGCTCTCAGAGTTTGCCCCCTTACTGAGAGAGATTGCTCCTGGCCACCTCACCATACCCTCTGTCCAAG gCCCCACTCCTGGTCCCTGCTTCCTCTGTGGTTCTGCCCCAGGCACACTGCACTGCTCAGCCTGTAAACAGGCCTTGTGCCCAACCTGTGATCGCCTGTTCCATGGACACCCAGACCGTGCCCACCACCTCCGCCAGACTCTGCCTGGGGTCCCCCAGGTCACCCACCTGACTCCCAG CTTACCTGCCTCAGCTCCGCCACGGCCTCAGTCAgcctccctcctggccctgggaGACAGCTCTCTTTCTTCCCCTGATCCTGCAAGTGCCCATCTGCCCTGGCACTGTTCCTCCTGTGCCATGCTAAATGAACCTGGGGCAGTACTCTGTGTGGCCTGTGATCGGCCCCGAGGCTGTAAGGGGTTGGGACTGGGGATCGAGGGTCCCCGAGGAGCTGGGGGCCTAGAACCTGAGCTTGCCCGGGGTCACTGGGCCTGCCAGAGCTGCACCTTTGAAAATGAGGCGGCAGCTGTGCTGTGTGCCATATGTGAGCGACCTCGGCTGGCTCAGCCTCCTAGCTTGGTGGTGGATTCTCAGGATGCTGGTATTTGCCTGCAGCCCCTTCAG CAGGGGGATACTTTGCTCTCTTCTGCCCAGACTCCAGTGTGGTACTGTATTCACTGTACCTTCTGCAACTCGGGCCCTGGCTGGGTGTGTGCTATGTGCAACCGGACCAGCAGCCCCATCCCAGCACAGCACACCCCCCGGCCCCATGCCAGCTCTTTGGAAGAGCGACTCCCCGAACCAGGGCCTCCACGACGCTTCAGTGGCCCTCTGCCCAGTTCCTGTGGGGACCCTGAGAAGCAGCGCCAAGACAAGATGCGGGAGGAAGGTCTCCAGCTAGTGATCAAGATCCGG GAAGGGGAAGCTGGAGGCGCCAGTCCAGAGGAGGTCTTCTCGGCTCTGCAGTACTCAGGCACTGAGGTGCCCCTACAGTGGCTGCGTTCAGAGCTGCCCTATGTGCTGGAGATGGTGGCTGACCTGGCTGGACAGCAAGACCCAGAGCTGGGTGCCTTTTCCTGTCAGGAGGCCCGGAAAGCCTGGCTGGACCGTCACGGCAATCTTGATGAAGCCGTGGAAGAGTGTGTGAGGGCCCGGAGGAGGAAG GTGCAGGAGCTCCAGTCCCTGGGCTTTGGGCCTGAGGAGGGGTCTCTTCAAGCTTTGTTCCAACACGGGGGTGACGTGGCCCGGGCCCTGACTGAGCTACAGCGCCAGCGCCTAGAACCTTTCCATCAGCGCCTCTGGGACAGTGGCCCTGAGCCCGCCCCTTCCTGGGATGGGCCAGATAAGCAG AGCCTGATCCGACGGCTTTTGGCAGTGCATGCCCTCCCTAGCTGGGGCCGGGCAGAGCTGGCGCTGTCGCTGCTGCAGGAGACACCTAGGAACTATGAATTGGGGGATGTGGTAGAAGCTGTGAGACAGAGCCAGGACCGGGCCTTCCTGCGCCGCTTACTCGCCCAGGAGTGTGCCGTGTGCAGCTGGGCCCTGCCCCGCAACCGG ATGCAGGCCCTGACCTCCTGTGAGTGCACCATCTGTCCCGACTGCTTCCGCCAGCACTTCACCATCGCCTTGAAGGAGAAGCACATCACAGACATGGTGTGCCCTGCCTGTGGCCGCCCTGACCTCACTGATGACACGCAGTTACTCAGCTACTTCTCCACCCTTGACATCCAG CTTCGAGAGAGCCTAGAGCCAGATGCCTATGCACTGTTCCACAAGAAGCTGACCGAAGGTGTGCTCATGCGGGACCCCAAGTTCTTGTGGTGTGCCCGG TGCTCCTTTGGCTTCATATATGAGCGTGAGCAGCTGGAGGCAACATGTCCCCAGTGTCACCAGACCTTCTGCGTGCGCTGTAAGCGCCAG TGGGAGGAGCAGCACCGAGGCCGGAGCTGTGAAGATTTCCAGAACTGGAAACGCACCAATGACCCAGAATACCAGGCCCAGGGTCTGGCCATGTACCTTCAGGAAAATGGCATAG ACTGCCCCAAGTGCAAGTTCTCGTATGCACTGGCCCGAGGAGGCTGCATGCACTTTCACTGCACCCAGTGTCGCCACCAGTTCTGCAGTGGCTGCTACAACGCCTTTTATGCCAAGAAT AAATGTCCAGACCCCAACTGCAGGGTGAAGAAGTCCCTGCACGGCCACCACCCCCGAGACTGTCTCTTCTACCTGAGGGATTGGTCTGCTCTCCGGCTCCAGAAGCTGCTGCAG GACAATAACGTCATGTTCAACACAGAGCCCCCAGCGGGGGCGCGGGCAGTACCTGGAG GTGGCTGCCGAGTGATGGAGCAGAAGGAGGTTCCCAACGGGTTCCGGGATGAAGCCTGTGGCAAGGAGACTCCAGCTGGTTATGCCGGCCTCTGCCA GGCACACTACAAAGAGTATCTTGTAAGCCTCATCAATGCCCACTCACTGGACCCAGCCACCCTGTATGAGGTGGAGGAGCTGGAGACAGCTGCCGAGCGCTACCTGCATGTGCGCCCACAGCCGCTGGCGGGGGAGGATGCCCCCACCTACCACGCCCGCTTGTTACAG AAGCTGAAAGAAGAGGTGCCCTTGGGACAGAGTATCCCCCGCAGGAGGAAGTAG
- the IRF9 gene encoding interferon regulatory factor 9: MASGRARCTRKLRNWVVEQVESGQFPGVCWDDEAKTMFRIPWKHAGKQDFREDQDAAFFKAWAIFKGKYKEGDTEGPATWKTRLRCALNKSPEFEEVPENGHRDGAEPYKVYRLVPPGTLAAQPVTQKSPSKRHHSSMSSEREEDEVTRKNCTLSPSLLQDPLKNELVETNGGASHSDLGSSSGSGSSSSSPEPQEGRDIAEAPFQGDQVSLELLPPPDSDYSLLLTFIYSGRVVGEAQVQSLDCRLVAEPSGSQCGMEQVIFPKPGPQEPTQRLLSQLKRGVLVASNSRGLFVQRLCPIPISWNAPQAPPGPGPHLLPSNECVELFRTTYFCRDLARYFQGLGPPPKFQVTLNFWEESPGPNHTPQSLITVQMEQAFARHLLETPEEQAATLSLLQSLEDPLSSSPLCSSYLL, from the exons ATGGCATCAGGCCGGGCACGCTGCACCCGAAAGCTCCGGAACTGGGTAGTGGAACAAGTGGAAAGCGGGCAGTTCCCAGGAGTGTGCTGGGATGATGAGGCCAAGACCATGTTCCGGATTCCCTGGAAGCACGCAGGCAAGCAGGACTTCCGGGAGGATCAGGATGCTGCCTTCTTCAAG GCCTGGGCGATATTTAAGGGAAAGTACAAGGAGGGGGACACGGAAGGCCCTGCTACCTGGAAGACTCGTCTGCGCTGTGCCCTCAACAAGAGCCCTGAGTTTGAGGAGGTTCCTGAGAATGGCCATAGGGATGGGGCTGAGCCCTACAAGGTGTATCGGCTGGTACCACCAGGAACCCTTGCCG CTCAGCCAGTGACCCAGAAATCACCATCAAAGCGACACCACAGTTCCATGTCCTCTGAGAGGGAGGAGGATGAGGTTACTAGGAAGAACTGTACACTCAGCCCCTCCTTGCTCCAGGACCCCCTCAAAAAC GAGTTGGTGGAGACCAATGGGGGAGCAAGCCATTCAGACCTCGGGAGCAGCAGCGggagcggcagcagcagcagcagccctgaGCCTCAGGAAG GCAGGGACATAGCTGAGGCCCCTTTCCAAGGAGATCAGGTGTCCCTGGAGCTTCTGCCCCCTCCAGATTCAG ACTACTCGCTGCTGCTCACCTTCATCTACAGTGGGCGCGTGGTGGGTGAGGCCCAGGTGCAGAGCCTGGACTGCCGCCTCGTGGCTGAGCCCTCAGGCTCCCAGTGTGGCATGGAGCAGGTGATATTTCCCAAACCCGGCCCACAAGAGCCCACCCAGCGCCTGCTGAGCCAGCTTAAGAGAGGGGTCCTGGTGGCCAGCAACTCCCGGGGCCTCTTCGTGCAGCGCCTTTGCCCCATCCCCATCTCCTGGAATGCACCCCAGGCTCCACCTGGTCCAGGCCCGCACCTGCTGCCCAGCAACGAGTGTGTGGAGCTCTTCAGAACCACCTACTTCTGCAGAG ACCTGGCCAGATACTTCCAGGGCCTGGGTCCCCCACCTAAGTTCCAGGTGACACTGAATTTTTGGGAGGAGAGCCCCGGCCCCAACCACACCCCACAGAGTCTCATCACAGTGCAG ATGGAGCAGGCCTTTGCCCGACATTTACTAGAGACTCCTGAGGAGCAGGCAGCCACCCTGTCCCTGCTGCAGAGCCTGGAGgaccccctctcctcctcccctctctgttcCTCCTACCTCCTCTGA
- the REC8 gene encoding meiotic recombination protein REC8 homolog isoform X1, whose translation MFYYPNVLQRHTGCFATIWLAATRGSRLVKREYLKVNVVKTCEEILNYVLVRVEPPLPSLPRPRFSLYLSAQLQIGIIRVYFQQCQYLVEDIQHILERLHRAQLQIRIDMVETELPSLLLPNHLAMMETLEEAPDPFFGMMSVDPRLPSPFNIPQIRHLLEAVTPERVLEEIPPEVPTEPRKPDRIPVTVVSPEAITILEEEPIRMLQIEGEKDLPEISRRDLDLLIAEEDEAILLEERRRLGRPVREGRAYPALDGQASAQAVWAWAMLPSLLFCVLSPDPLSAEAKEELRAPEEEIAVPPPSPLALAEVLPGRVPVPEEPKLPVWEPRAPLPEVTPPLELRLPAPPSPERRRPPGPPPPGAPPARRRRRQLLFWDKETQISREKFQEQLQTRAHCWECPKVQPPERMITSPAELFRTPTHPAPLPPELLAFWTHSAQPPPTALRRRPPKEAEEEAAAEEERRKAETPSDIEALREALEPSGPLMVSEISLEAAEEERARVSLVPPEERWAWAEVEQPEPPVLPVVPELPEVPVEMPVPLPLEPELLSLEAVHRAVALELQANREPDFSSLVPPLSPRRMAARVFYMLLVLAAQEILRVKQEKPYGRLLIQPGPRFHSG comes from the exons ATGTTCTACTATCCCAACGTGCTCCAGCGCCACACCGGCTGCTTCGCCACCATCTG GCTGGCAGCCACGCGCGGCAGCCGGTTGGTGAAGCGTGAATACCTGAAGGTGAATGTGGTGAAGACCTG CGAGGAAATCCTCAATTATGTGCTGGTACGCGTGGAGCCCCCGCTGCCCAGTCTGCCGAGGCCCCGCTTCTCCCTCTATCTGTCAGCCCAACTCCAAATCGGCATCATCCGGGTCTACTTTCAACAATGCCAGTACCTCGTAG AGGACATCCAGCACATCCTGGAGCGCCTGCACCGGGCCCAGCTGCAGATTCGCATTGATATGGTGGAGACTGAACT ACCCAGCCTGCTGCTTCCTAACCACCTGGCCATGATGGAGACTCTGGAAGAAGCTCCAGACCCTTTTTTTGGGATGATGTCTGTGGATCCCAGACTCCCCAGTCCCTTCAATATCCCTCAG ATTCGACACCTCTTAGAGGCTGTGACCCCAGAGAGAGTTCTTGAGGAGATTCCTCCTGAAGTCCCTACAGAGCCCAGGAAGCCAG ACAGGATTCCGGTCACTGTGGTGTCTCCTGAAGCCATCACGATCCTGGAGGAGGAACCCATACGTATGCTGCAAATCGAG GGTGAAAAAGACCTCCCAGAGATCAGCCGCCGAGACTTGGACCTGCTGATTGCTGAGGAAGACGAAGCCATCTTGTTAGAGGAACGTCGTCGGCTGGGTAGGCCTGTCCGGGAAGGTAGGGCCTACCCAGCGCTGGATGGTCAGGCCTCCGCACAGGCAGTCTGGGCCTGGGCCatgctcccatctcttctctTCTGTGTTCTGAGCCCTGATCCTCTCTCTGCAGAGGCCAAGGAGGAGCTCCGGGCCCCAGAGGAGGAGATCGCAgttcccccaccctcacctctaGCTCTCGCAGA GGTACTTCCAGGCCGGGTCCCGGTCCCCGAGGAGCCGAAGCTGCCAGTCTGGGAGCCCAGGGCCCCACTTCCTG AGGTGACCCCCCCGCTGGAGCTGCGTCTGCCAGCCCCACCAAGCCCAGAG CGGAggaggcccccaggccccccacctCCAGGGGCCCCACCtgctcgccgccgccgccgccagctgTTATTCTGGGACAAGGAGACCCAGATCTCCCGGGAGAAATTCCAGGAACAACTGCAAACCAGAGCCCACTGCTGGGAGTGT CCGAAGGTGCAGCCTCCTGAGAGGATGATCACAAGCCCTGCCGAGCTGTTCCGAACCCCGACTCACC ctgccccgctgcccccagAGCTGCTGGCTTTCTGGACCCACTCTGCCCAGCCACCCCCGACAGCACTCAGGCGAAGGCCGCCCAAGGAGGCCGAAGAGGAGGCCGCAGCcgaggaggaaaggagaaaggctgAAACTCCAAGTGATATTGAG GCCCTGAGGGAGGCCCTGGAGCCCAGTGGGCCCCTCATGGTGTCAG AGATCTCCCTAGAAGCGGCTGAGGAGGAGAGGGCCCGCGTCAGCCTCGTCCCCCCAGAAGAGCGGTG GGCCTGGGCTGAGGTGGAGCAGCCGGAGCCCCCTGTGTTGCCTGTGGTGCCTGAACTCCCCGAGGTGCCTGTGGAGATGCCTGTGCCGCTGCCACTGGAGCCTGAGCTGCTCTCGCTGGAGGCCGTGCACAG GGCAGTAGCACTGGAGCTGCAGGCCAACAGAGAGCCTGACTTCAGCAGCCTGGTGCCGCCTCTCAGTCCCCGCAGGATGGCTGCCCGAGTCTTCTACATGCTGCTGG TGCTTGCCGCACAGGAGATCCTTCGTGTGAAACAAGAGAAGCCATACGGGCGCCTCCTGATCCAGCCGGGGCCCCGATTCCACAGCGGTTAG
- the REC8 gene encoding meiotic recombination protein REC8 homolog isoform X2 — MFYYPNVLQRHTGCFATIWLAATRGSRLVKREYLKVNVVKTCEEILNYVLVRVEPPLPSLPRPRFSLYLSAQLQIGIIRVYFQQCQYLVEDIQHILERLHRAQLQIRIDMVETELPSLLLPNHLAMMETLEEAPDPFFGMMSVDPRLPSPFNIPQIRHLLEAVTPERVLEEIPPEVPTEPRKPDRIPVTVVSPEAITILEEEPIRMLQIEGEKDLPEISRRDLDLLIAEEDEAILLEERRRLEAKEELRAPEEEIAVPPPSPLALAEVLPGRVPVPEEPKLPVWEPRAPLPEVTPPLELRLPAPPSPERRRPPGPPPPGAPPARRRRRQLLFWDKETQISREKFQEQLQTRAHCWECPKVQPPERMITSPAELFRTPTHPAPLPPELLAFWTHSAQPPPTALRRRPPKEAEEEAAAEEERRKAETPSDIEALREALEPSGPLMVSEISLEAAEEERARVSLVPPEERWAWAEVEQPEPPVLPVVPELPEVPVEMPVPLPLEPELLSLEAVHRAVALELQANREPDFSSLVPPLSPRRMAARVFYMLLVLAAQEILRVKQEKPYGRLLIQPGPRFHSG; from the exons ATGTTCTACTATCCCAACGTGCTCCAGCGCCACACCGGCTGCTTCGCCACCATCTG GCTGGCAGCCACGCGCGGCAGCCGGTTGGTGAAGCGTGAATACCTGAAGGTGAATGTGGTGAAGACCTG CGAGGAAATCCTCAATTATGTGCTGGTACGCGTGGAGCCCCCGCTGCCCAGTCTGCCGAGGCCCCGCTTCTCCCTCTATCTGTCAGCCCAACTCCAAATCGGCATCATCCGGGTCTACTTTCAACAATGCCAGTACCTCGTAG AGGACATCCAGCACATCCTGGAGCGCCTGCACCGGGCCCAGCTGCAGATTCGCATTGATATGGTGGAGACTGAACT ACCCAGCCTGCTGCTTCCTAACCACCTGGCCATGATGGAGACTCTGGAAGAAGCTCCAGACCCTTTTTTTGGGATGATGTCTGTGGATCCCAGACTCCCCAGTCCCTTCAATATCCCTCAG ATTCGACACCTCTTAGAGGCTGTGACCCCAGAGAGAGTTCTTGAGGAGATTCCTCCTGAAGTCCCTACAGAGCCCAGGAAGCCAG ACAGGATTCCGGTCACTGTGGTGTCTCCTGAAGCCATCACGATCCTGGAGGAGGAACCCATACGTATGCTGCAAATCGAG GGTGAAAAAGACCTCCCAGAGATCAGCCGCCGAGACTTGGACCTGCTGATTGCTGAGGAAGACGAAGCCATCTTGTTAGAGGAACGTCGTCGGCTGG AGGCCAAGGAGGAGCTCCGGGCCCCAGAGGAGGAGATCGCAgttcccccaccctcacctctaGCTCTCGCAGA GGTACTTCCAGGCCGGGTCCCGGTCCCCGAGGAGCCGAAGCTGCCAGTCTGGGAGCCCAGGGCCCCACTTCCTG AGGTGACCCCCCCGCTGGAGCTGCGTCTGCCAGCCCCACCAAGCCCAGAG CGGAggaggcccccaggccccccacctCCAGGGGCCCCACCtgctcgccgccgccgccgccagctgTTATTCTGGGACAAGGAGACCCAGATCTCCCGGGAGAAATTCCAGGAACAACTGCAAACCAGAGCCCACTGCTGGGAGTGT CCGAAGGTGCAGCCTCCTGAGAGGATGATCACAAGCCCTGCCGAGCTGTTCCGAACCCCGACTCACC ctgccccgctgcccccagAGCTGCTGGCTTTCTGGACCCACTCTGCCCAGCCACCCCCGACAGCACTCAGGCGAAGGCCGCCCAAGGAGGCCGAAGAGGAGGCCGCAGCcgaggaggaaaggagaaaggctgAAACTCCAAGTGATATTGAG GCCCTGAGGGAGGCCCTGGAGCCCAGTGGGCCCCTCATGGTGTCAG AGATCTCCCTAGAAGCGGCTGAGGAGGAGAGGGCCCGCGTCAGCCTCGTCCCCCCAGAAGAGCGGTG GGCCTGGGCTGAGGTGGAGCAGCCGGAGCCCCCTGTGTTGCCTGTGGTGCCTGAACTCCCCGAGGTGCCTGTGGAGATGCCTGTGCCGCTGCCACTGGAGCCTGAGCTGCTCTCGCTGGAGGCCGTGCACAG GGCAGTAGCACTGGAGCTGCAGGCCAACAGAGAGCCTGACTTCAGCAGCCTGGTGCCGCCTCTCAGTCCCCGCAGGATGGCTGCCCGAGTCTTCTACATGCTGCTGG TGCTTGCCGCACAGGAGATCCTTCGTGTGAAACAAGAGAAGCCATACGGGCGCCTCCTGATCCAGCCGGGGCCCCGATTCCACAGCGGTTAG